From the Lactuca sativa cultivar Salinas chromosome 9, Lsat_Salinas_v11, whole genome shotgun sequence genome, the window CATAAAGTTTCCCACTTTATCTAGTCTTGGCCCTcctccatgccctaaacctcttattaatcttagttttagtgttttaatccctttgatgccttgcatgcacgtaaagttagcaactttacgtggtatcccAGTCTTAAGAGGTTAGATCTGTAGTTTGGGGCCTTGAGTTTGTCTGGAAGGGGCTGAGTACGTTAAGACAGGAAGactgccaactcgacgagttgataggGTTTTCCCGCTTTCTGGATGTTgagtgaacttggcgagttgataaGATAACTTGACGAGTTAGTTAGCGCTTTTTCCGATTTTCTGAGTTccgaaggaactcaacgagttactagctgcactcgacgagttgggtcaacatggactgttgaccttgactgtgaccatggttgaccaagtttgaattcTGAAGGTATTTCGGTAATTTGGGATTTTAATGGAATTCATCATATGGTGGTTATAGGCAGTTGAGTTTGGAGTTGTGTGTTGGGATTCAATTTTATCGGTTCAGCACaacttatgaggtgagttttcctcactatgccAATAGGGTCGAAGGTACTAAGGCCGACCTTTTTTGGATTTTCATCCTGGTTatcgcatgatgatatgcttagtgaccggttagatctgtatcctagtatataggatgatgttatgtttagtgacctgttaggtcggcatcctggtatataggatgatactatgtttagtgacctgttaggtcggtatcttggtatataggatgatgctatgattagtgatattTTAGATATGTCTGACTGTTTGTACATGTTGgctagcgtatgatattatgtgttgattGTGTGATTGCGGATGAGTCGAggtggtcctactttgtgctctAGGCCAACAGACCCAAGGCAACCCATATAAACTGAAGGCCCATCGGGGAGTACCAGacaggccgaaggctcgaagaACGGTCCAAACAGGCTGAATGCTTggtagggcggaccagacatactgaaggttttgagagtggaccagatagactaaaggcccgACGAGGGAGGTCCAATCGTACTaaagactctatatgcatgttgttggTTATGATATTGTTCTGatttgtatggtgttggtattttgggggaacttactaagcttcaggcttacagttttggattttgtttcaggtactttggataatcgtgggaaggcgaaggcttgatcgtgcacctcctcacattttatgattttgagttttgggatactctgatatgaaactatttgaaaacattttgtaataagtaatggtttttggatgcttgaaaaagttttaaatttttatgaattttatggatgttacatattgTTTGATGCTTATGTGTGATATACATGATTTAtttggtagtagtaggggtgaaatagacccgtaaTCGGTTGGAATGAAACCGATGGGTAGGTCGGATACCCCGGTATAtctgacatgggtaggttgagcacctagGTAAGCTCAACAGGGTATGTCGgccacccagatatgcctgacagtacgTTTATGATTTGTAAGTGGTAtggtgggggaaactcactaagtttcgtctCGCTAAATCCTATGGTATTTTGAGTCATAATTTTATTAGGAATATTACACGTTTCAAGGATAATGATTTAACGGTTTAATTCTTAAGTGTTATGCGAGTGGTGGTGAACATTGGTGGGGGATTTGTAATACCCCGCAAGATGTTGAGCAAGCCATTGGTCAACAACAGGAACAACCAAGACAAAGGGGAAGGCGAAATATTAGAGCTTGCGGGAAAATGGgccaaccacaacaaccacctcCAACATTTGAGGGTGGGGTACCAATCGACCCTTTTCAAAGTCGGGTCGAAACTTATTTGGACAATCTCCGTGGGGGTGTCAATTACCACAATCAAGCTATTGATGTCTTATTTACGCATCTTAATATGGAACGACCTCCAACAATGCCGCCTCATTACTCGTACATTCCAACTTGGGAGGAGTTGTGGACAAGGCAGGGGTATGGAGCCGGAACGAGTGGAGCACAAGAGGATGGAGATGATTATTAATTCCATCATTTGttaagtttttattttgttttagtttgttttgatttgggttttaagtttttatttggtttgttttGAACTTGTAACCAACTATGGGATGAATATTTTTCTTCTTTCCATAATCCCTTTACTAGGTTACAAATTTAGTGAGCTACCGTGAGCGGAATAACGAGAGAATAGAGATAGTAGCATTCGAGTAAAACCGTGTCATTCGAAGTTATGAGTCGAAGCCCACAATTTTTAATAACTATGGGGTTAATTTCGTGAGAAAATAGAGTTGAGGGAAGAGTCAAAAAAATAATAGAGTATTAAAAGGGTCTCAAAACTGTAACAtaccaaaaatacaagccaaaaatttcatttttaattacatcattttaaaaccaacagtgtaataaaacatctgtaatattatgtcatgtcaaaaccaaagtagaaataatcaaacatgttatcataaaacaatatcagagtgtaatcccaaagatctcatgtgcggaaaaccatagtgtgatgcgctgcgatcaagtcggctcctttcctttaaacacgaagtacctgaaaccaaaactaaaaaccgtaagcacgaagcttagtgagttcccccatcataccacataccacacaatcacataacatacatactgccagacatttctggggtgcccgacctacccggtacggccattctggggtgtcgacctatccatgcggccattctggggtgccgtcctacccgtgtcaagccattatggggtgctgactacccatgtcaagccattctggggtgctgactacccttcggtcctgacgaccgaacctcggggactatttcaccccctgctactactactatcacatatcataacataacagattatcagacatatctggggtgtctgaactacccttcggtcctaacaaccgaactcggggactgctcccgtcctactacctctaactcatataatagatcatgctagcatataaacataacatcacatactgtcagacgtatctagggtgtctgactaccctccggtcctaacaaccgaactctactactatcacatataacatatcatgctagcatataacatatcaggtagtagcaaaaacctagatgatatcacagagacaatcatctatcatacgtctcctactggtgggccgacattgtggccttagacccaccgctactggaaggtaactcacctcacattgctgaagtcccgaagaaacaaccccacacttgctgaagtcccgcagactcgaccccagctgctggctgacagattcccgaactgtcaacactagaataacacccaattaataattgggtcccaatacataaccataagtatatTCTTTGGGTCTTTACTATATTACCCCtaacttggcttattcaagcccaaggcctaatccataggcccaaagtcaattagaaaTCAAAGCCTAACACatggcccaaatttccaaattgggcctacgcctaaacatggtctcattctaaggcccaaactatggcccatctaaggcctaattttccaaattgggcccaagccccttatatgggccttaccccaggcccattaaattattctagttcattggcttgactttggatggTCCATTATTATCTCAATCATTTAGGCCCAACATAAAGGCCCAATAAtatacccaagtgaaattagggtttcacataaaatgatgattagggttaagtttcctacttaacccattaaggacttaatccattaagtccactatcgcttagattaatcttgcgaatgattattatttattattccaCGTTATTAGTAATTCCCGTGTGTGTGACccgattaattcttaaagttagagTTTCATTGGCATTACggttttccaatccaaatattagcccatttatcaatttgctggccttttatgtcaattagggctttattgggcctattaggcccactggaatatcattaagcccattaggattcattgggcccattagggcttctttgggcccattagggttttaagcACCCCAAACGAGTCGACACAATCCggcaaggcacaccgccacccgacacggcggccgatggcggcaggaggcggcaatcaccaccctacggtggtggttcgggtttcttttcattatttttctttccggttacattttacaatgctaaTCTCTAAAATATCACACACACAATTAggctaaacacacacacacaaccacctgtGGTGGGCAGCGGTAGcaagtggcggcagccaccaccctatggtggtggtgatgccttTTCCGACCAAAtaaacacccacacacacactttCTTGAAAACGGATCCTTCCATCGATCTAGCGGCGTACGGTGGCGGCAGTGGTGGTTTTacgatggcagccaccacctcacggtggtggcggacACTTTTTTGTTGGTTCCCAGTCAATCAACGCACACAACAAACCCTTCCTCGAGATTCTGAACACAACCACCACCGGTAGTGCATaacgacaacaacaacaccaCGAGCGGCATAACGGCGACAGTCATGACGGCGCCAACCAAGCTGAGACGCGGCGAtgacaaaaagaagaagaagaagaagtgaatgCAGCTGGGGAGGAGGAAGTTAGATGAGAATCAACGGTTGCTCGGCGGCTTAGGTTAAATGAAAGCGATTCCCGACATCCGGCTCCGATCCACAGCCTCTATCTTGTCGGAAATGGCAGTAGCGAAAGCAGTAAGGCGACGAGGGTTCGACAGCATCCTCCATGATCTCGGCGGTCCCTCCCGATAGCCGCTACATCGCACACGTCTCCGCCAGCGACGGAGACACCGGTGGGTCGAGCATCAGCAAGGAGATGGCGTCGGAGGTTGAAGATGTATAGAGAGAGAGCGGAGGCTGATGGAAGgcctctagggttagggttacgcaGCCTTTAAATACCCGACCCCATTCCGAAAGTTTGCCATAATGGCAACAACAGTCCCTCCCCTCCTTTTTCTTTCAAATGTAATCCAACATTTACCCTTTTAACCCCATCCATGTAACTCCCTTACAAAATAAGCCCCATATTCTAACAAGTGGCCCATCCGTCGGCGATTATTTTCAAGTAAAGTCCATATGTTACCATTCAGCCCCTAaacctccaaaatctcttcaaatttAGTTCCAATAATTCACAGATTAGTCCTTGCCTTCAAAAATGCTTACGAAACTAATCCAAAACTTACACcttaacccccgacttctaaaattgtgacaattagctcttcgagaccatcctttgatatataattatttattttagggctaccatctgctcattaattaatttatttatttgataaatAAACAGGGTCTTACAAAAACATTTATATATTCAGTTGCATTCCACTTGCATAGAAGACTTAATGCGCAACTGCATTTTGTGACTACCAATATCTACGTCGTGGCCCTTCATTCCACGTCGTGACTTTGGAAGCCATCGCGATTTCAAATACGATTTACATCAACAACACGACATAAATTACAATACCATGTCGTGGTTAGGACATATGGCATTTTTAATCCTCTCTTTCAATTTTATaatgtggcgtatgctttcccaAATTGAGATGCTATACTTTGAAGATCTTATACACCATATTTTTTAAACATTCAAGTTTCTGAATCGCATTTTTCTGGCACATTCACATATCTCGGAGGATCGAAGTTTCATTCACGTATTCAAGGTGTTCAAGTTATCCACACGTTCAGAATCGATCTCGCCACTATTACCCCAAGGGAGTTTGTTCATTTTTCTCCcttttattgttttttaaattattttatgcaTACAGTGAGGTCATTGTATGTAATAAAGTGTGAGGTAGgaggtagaaaaagtaaattgctagaaaattttaaaattttaaaatttgaaaatttaaaaatagatttgaaataataatctaaaaattAAATCTAGTAGTAGTTTAAACTTAAGttgctagtgttatgtgggatgatccaatgcgagctcaaatgtttaattgagccaacatatgttatactccctccgtcccataataattgtccacttttgacttttgaagtctttattcatcaactttgaccttaaatgtTGTTATTTGTGTTATGTATTACTTGTTGAAACTTATAGCaatgaaaaaatatttaaaatacaatccattcataaATTTTGCATTAAGTTTTATATATCAaggataaaaatatttaaggtcaaagttgaagaataaagacttcaaaagtcaaaagtggacaataaatatgggacggaggtagtagtatatttgtggcttcccaagttcaagtgaaaagtcatgagatatgaaaggtaatctgGTAGTTTATATGACATAAAAAGTTTTGCAGCCTATACTTGAAATCTATCAAGGAGAACTTctgtagtcattgcacttagacgaatacctctaaccaataaaggttgaaggtaagttcccttgcttaagcatgtaggtattGAGCGAAAAAAaagagttatttaaaaaaaagagagaaattaccaaaaagttgtaagaattttgggagctataaagtatgaagatcaaaagatcaaaattttgaagaatcaaacaattgaagataccaaaaatcaaacataaaggtggtgaattcaaagaaatcaaagatcgattattcaaagaagtgaagaattccaaagagctccattatggtatcaaaagttgtaatttttctagattatgtatgcttgggtagcttaaCCAAAAATAACTTAAGGTTAAGAAATATTTATGAGGATTGATTCGaagggttgcaaaaatgagtgttgtatAAGCTAAGGGGTAAatgttcataaggattgtgagtatttaggattgggaAGTTGATAggattttagacacaaatatgcGCATTGAGATCTTGGTATAATGGCTAAGTTTAAAGTGGATTATCTTATGTGATGTTGGTGATGAAAGTTTGACTTAGAATAGAatagttttgcttgagggcaagaaaATGATAAGTGTGAGgtatttgatattgccatatttatacatatttttaggcaatattttaatatatttttattaatatattgattatttgcaAATATATATGAAACTTATCagattaaattatattttgcagccaaaagGAACAATCTTGAAGAATAAGGACCATTGTTGACAAGAAGTGGAACTTTGGAGGATTAAAGAATTAATAGAAGAAAAATTCTTGTGAAAAAGCCCAAATCACGACGTGACCATCATTTACACGACCTGGAGTGAGTGTTCTAGAAGATAAGTCCACAGGAAGTTAGAGTCCTTGCCCGATAAAGATTCATCTTATGTACACGACGTGAAATCCCTGTGCACGTCGTGAAGTGTGAAAATTcccaaaactatatatatatatatatatatatatatatatatatatatatatatatatttgttcacTTTCACGATTGAAGGAGGTTTGGAAGATTTTAAAAAAGATTTTCGGAGAAGAATTGATCAGAAAAACGAAAATTAAACATTCATTGAATGAGATTTATTTGAAGGTCAAGAGATTGAAGATTATATTCATCATCCTAGTTTAGTACACTATGATTATGCcttttattattgaatttgtGTCTGTGTTATCAACCATGAGTAGCTGAATCTAGTAGCTTCcatttagctagatgaagctttaactCTATGATTTAGTTAATTGATTTATGGATTTTAATTGTTGGTTATGAGCTTATGTTTGATTATCTTTAtctagcatgttaatatttgaTGCTTTAATTGCTTAAATTCAGGTTCTATGTAGCTTAGTAAACATTAAATTACATAAACTTGTTACCTAGTAGTTTActgaccattaaattgctagagttAGGATCGACCCAATCTTAGATAAATAATAAAAGTAACTAATTTAGTTGTGCTGGAGAACATAAATTATGACCACAATTGTGTTTATTTTGATTAATCTTACATAGCTTTTCTATATCTTATAACTGATTCTATGTTTGCTAATGTATGACCatacatagttttacatgaattagTGAAACCATTAGTAAAATGGATTTGAATtgctaataaaataataattgataaccaacattaatAATCCATAATCAGTAGCTAACCATAGAGGAAAAGTGTATTCGAACTAATTGGAAGTGTTTTTAGTAATTGATTGAATCGTTAGCTTAGTGATTAAGTTTGTTTGAACTTTCAAAATTAGATGAAAAACCAATTAAACTTTTGCTTGTTTTAGGTTAATCTATTAGTAGTTAGTTTAGTAAATTAAATCATTTTCCTGAGATCGATACCCGATTGTTTGTGCTATATTATTTTCAACAAGGTCCACTGTCTTAAGTCATAACAATTAGTTAGATATTTGGTAAATAATAGGTGTAGCAATATTTCGACATCATTAACAAACGGAAAGAAAGTTAAGAGagaaagaaaatgaaaacaaaattttcttttgtgttcccgagttgtAGAGAAGTAGcattaaaattaattattttgttattattttccaaatccttccaaATCAGAAGGAAAATTAGAAGGGAAAATGATCATTCAATTTCCTTTCACTTCTTTTAATGAAACTTGGGAagactattttttattttttattttattctcaTTTCCACAAATTTACTTTCTTTTATTTCGTTAAGTTAAACTTGGAAACGAGATGGATGTGTATTATTCCTACCATTTGCCCAACAAAGAATAAAATGTCCAACAAATAAAGACAATAAAATCATAACTCAAAATTTCATTTTCTACACATCTTCATCGATATCATGTCAAACGAGTCAGCAAAACTCACCTAAAAATTGAATAtacttacttatttttttttttaaatggcaATATTTATAGTAATACAAACCGTTTGTAAATTTTAAACAGTGTTATGTTTACTGTTCATCTTTGGGAGTCATATATTACCACAATACCAATTTTTTGGTATTGGTTTAGTTTGTGAAAGTAGGTTTAGTTTGAAGTTATGGGTAATCTCAGTTCTAGATCGGTACCAAACCAAAGGGTACCACTATACTAACGTTTTTCGAGAGCATTTCTAGGAATGAAGATCGATTTTAAGTATAAGGTATCCTACTGTGTGGTTCGAAAAAATTGGGTCAGTCTGCTCGCCCCTAAACGAAAATGACTATATTTTTTTGGAAATGACAAACGAATTAAGTGCAAGCCTACTCGCAATATTTCAATGAGCATCTCGAGTTCGAGTTCCTTTAGAGGACAAACCCAGCCCCCATAGGGATTCTCAGGGAAAAATTTCCCATATGTGGCACCACAAGAGATAGTTTAAGGGAATCGAACTCCCAATCTCACGCCCCACATGTGTATAAAACTCAATGCATCAACCTAGCTAGACTGGACATCACTTCCGAAAATAACTATGTGGTCCACACATTTTACTCCACAACGTATATAATGCCAATAAGAAGGTTGTAAATGATGAAAAATTTGACAATAATTTGCCTTAAAAATTTGATAATAGTTATCTTTTAGCtaatcattttatttttattatgtaaTTGGTAACTTTATGTTATTTTGTTGGCATGCAagcataataacaataataattgtACATATTGGGGTGAATGTCTATTGTTCATAGTATTGACTAATCTTCCATTTCATCATCAGGTCCTCTTGAGAAAGTTCTCTCATTAACTGAGATAATATAAAAAAAACCTTACACCAATTGTCATATGCCTTTCAATGTCATCATCTAGTTCATAGTCCATGATACATCATCAATTGTGATCATAACCCCATCTTCAACATATTATCGAGTATTAGAGTTTTGAGAAGAGAATGTCATTGACAACTTGTGCAATGTAAgagaaaaatatgaaaattaatcATCCACAACCAACAAATGTACcaattaacatgtaaaaatgataCAAAGAAGCTTCAAGAAAACCTCAATCATAAGAAAAAGTTAAAGATAAAAAGCCAACAATTTTGATCAATAATATTGATTAacaagaaaaaaagaagaaatCTATTTTGACCCGTTTAGGAGTAATTAATTTGAATTTACAAACAACCTTAAAACAAGGTAATGATTATGGAGAAAGTGAGAAACcctgtttttgaattttttatgtaACTTTTTGTTATTCAATTGGACTCGATGCAAAATATGACATCTGTAGAAAAAGGTGAACCTAAAAAACATTTATAACATTGACCCCAAATAAAATAATACATGTGAATAGTTTTTCTTCTTTCAACTAATAAAAAATTTCCCCCTTGTCCAAATAGTCGAACGCATATAGAAGCCTCCAAGAAGACCTTCATTCGCGGCGGCCCCCTGCCTACGATTATTCCACGAATCTGCGTGAAAGTTCTACTTCTTCATTCATTCGTTCTTCCGTAGAAGATCCAGACCAATCTGTTCCTCAATCCCGTAAGTTTATTGAATCCAAAGGATCTGGTTTAATCTTCGGTGATTCTTAATCGTTTGCGTTacctctctctctgtatatatttGCTGAAAATTTATATATACATCTGGTTTGAATCTTCCGgtatatgtttatttttttgttaaGCGTTTTATTTTTTAACCGATGATTTCGTCTTTATACCTTTGTATGATTTGTGGATAACAGCATATAAAGTTGACGCTAGCGATGTTCGGTGTTTTCCGGCGAAGAGTTGTTAGCGGAAGCTCCTCTGCTTCGGTAAAGGTAGATTTCATTTTCAGGCATCTTTTATATGTTTACTTTGTGTTGTATTTTTATCTATACGATTTCCTCCATGTTGAAAAGAACAAAATAGAATGTGTCAACTGTGTTGCGTTTTGAGCTCAAATATGATACGACTCGTTGCTTTGTATAACAATGGAATCTGATAACCACACTAAACCGTAGCCAAAGTACTCCATCTGTGATGAAATAGGGTTATATCATGTTGTTTTTACTCGGTTATTGATTTTAGGTAAACTTTTTAGAAAGGAAACTTATATAATATAACTACGTTATTGTATGAAATAACAGGAGTTTCGCAATAGAAATTGTCTAGAGTTGTCAAACAAAAAGCATCAatttaaaatatgaatttggAGAATACTAGGTTTAGCAACAGAAACTGAAATGGACTGCAGTATTCAGAGGTAGGGAGGGAATGCTACATTATGCACATTAAGAGTAATATAGAAATATAAAAAATGGACAGGCCATTGATATTACTTTACTGTATTTTGGACAGATCATAGGAAAATCATGGAGAAGGACTTGTCCTGTAGCATCTACAACTGCAACTTGTTTTACTTCAGAAGGAGAGGTATTATTGTCTTATATTCCAAAAccatgtattttatttttatccaATATTATTTAATTCTACGTTCTGTTTTCTTATGGTTAACTTTTCAACATGTGTATAGGTGTTGCTCCATCCGAGAATTGTTGGAAATGTTAGGAGTATATGTCATGTTGCCCAACCTGGTAAGTTTCAGCCCATTTATTAGATAGTGTTTTGTTTGATGGAATCAAGGAAGGAATGGAATGGTTCATTCCATAGCCAGGGGAATGTAATGACTCATTCCATTATCCTCGTGATTCCATTCCATCCTACTATTCTGAGAAACACTGATTTTGAAGTGCATTCATTTAGTCATGTAAGgatctaatttttttttaccatCCTAATGCTGTTACAGGTGGCCCAGTGAATTTAAGGCCATTAAGGTTAGTTCATAATGCTATCTTTTTACCCATGATTCAAATTCAGTAGTATTGATCTAAGTAACTAGACTTCCTTTTATTCACAGGGAAGTTATGACCAGTCTTCAGCCATCTGTGAGCATTCAAATGCAAACCAGAATGTTCTCCTCAAGTGGTGTGATACTCATATATATTTCTTTTCTGACATTTCATTTACATGTAAATTCTTAatgtttaaaaggttaattttgtTTCTTGAAGGTGATTTGGTTGATGCTGTTGTCCCTTTTATGGGTGAATCTATAAGTGATGGGACACTAGCAACTTTCTTGAAGAGTATGTCTATGTCTCTCAATGTATTTCATTAACAATATCCTGAATTATTTTTTAAGCTTCTGATTTTTAATTAATGTTCTTGGAACAGAACCTGGTGATAGGGTAGAAATTGATGAACCAATTGCACAAGTTGAAACAGACAAGGTATTTCTTATACGTGGGTAGTGTTTCATATTCAGTAATCATGGATGGAATAATGAAAtgaaatggaatggaatgaagAAATCCTGTTTATTTGACACACAGGAATGTAATGGAGCATTCCATAATCTTGGGCTGATTTTCATTTCAtgggatttttattttattttttatttttatgattccATTTATGAGCTTGTAACCATTGGTAATGTTTCTGTATGTTACAGGTTACAATTGATGTTGCTAGTCCTGAAGCGGGTATAATCCAAGAggtaaattaaaatatttttcaattttgttcaaaaaaatggataatttttttagaaaactAAAAGATTCTAGCTTTGATTTTGTTAGTTTGTGGCAAAGGAAGGGGATACTGTTGAACCAGGTACAAAAGTTGCCATCATTTCAAAGTCTGCAGAAGGTGcatcacctcctcctccttctccatcCAAAAAAGAAGAAGCTGTTTCTCAGCCACCAAAGGTTGAGGAGAAGCCAGCGCCAAAAGTCGAAACTGCCCCTATCATTGCAAAGCCTAAGCCTTCTGCTTTACCATCACCATCACCTTCTAGAACCTCTCCTTCAGAACCCCAACTTCCTCCTAAAGAAAGAGAAAGACGCGTGAGTCATTCACATATTTTATATTAATCCAATTGAATCAACTTTAAAGTGGTTGAAATGGAATATTTGTTTTGATGTTTTTAAGGTTTTGTTTGATTGAATGGTGTTATGTTTAATGTGCAGGTTCCTATGACTCGTTTAAGAAAGAGAGTTGCTACACGTCTTAAAGATTCTCAAAACACATTCGCTTTATTGACTACATTTAATGAAGTTGACATGTAAGATTTTACTTTCTtatatttttattcaaaaaccaagaagagtaaattacacgaatggtccctatggtttggggtaatttgcacgtttggtccctaacttattttttaactcggaaggtccctactgtttgttttgttgcgcgtttggaccctgtcttacctaaaaaaaactattttgcccttgatttttttaaatcaagggcaaaatagtctttttaggtaagacaaggaccaagcgcacaacaaaaacaaacagtagggaccttacgagctaaaaaaataagttagggaccaaacatgcaaattaccccaaaccacagggaccattcgtgtaatttactcaaccAAGAATATACAAGTAAAGGATACTAAGAAAGAGTACAAGTTAGGTAGATAACCGTTAAGAAATTAAAAAACCAAGCTCAAT encodes:
- the LOC111912761 gene encoding dihydrolipoyllysine-residue succinyltransferase component of 2-oxoglutarate dehydrogenase complex 2, mitochondrial, translated to MFGVFRRRVVSGSSSASVKIIGKSWRRTCPVASTTATCFTSEGEVLLHPRIVGNVRSICHVAQPGGPVNLRPLREVMTSLQPSVSIQMQTRMFSSSGDLVDAVVPFMGESISDGTLATFLKKPGDRVEIDEPIAQVETDKVTIDVASPEAGIIQEFVAKEGDTVEPGTKVAIISKSAEGASPPPPSPSKKEEAVSQPPKVEEKPAPKVETAPIIAKPKPSALPSPSPSRTSPSEPQLPPKERERRVPMTRLRKRVATRLKDSQNTFALLTTFNEVDMTNLMKLRSEYKDAFLEKHGVKLGLMSGFVKAAVSGLQNQPIINAVIDGDDIIYRDYIDISIAVGTPKGLVVPVIRNAEKMNFAEIEKEINSLAKKATSGTISIDEMAGGSFTISNGGVYGSLLSTPIINPPQSAILGMHSIVSKPMVVGGNIVARPMMYIALTYDHRLIDGREAVFFLRRIKDVVEDPRRLLLDI